Genomic DNA from Ilyobacter polytropus DSM 2926:
TTTTGCAAATTCTATATCAAGGGCATGTCCAGCTTTTACAGCTATTATGTGGCCTTTTATAGGTCTGTTTAAGACTTTTAGGTCCCCTATAATATCTAGCATCTTATGTCTTACAAATTCATCCTCAAATCTAAGTCCCCCAGGATTTAGCACACCGTCTTTTTTGACAACAATGGCATTTTCCAAGGTCCCTCCAAGGGCAAGATTGTTTTTCTTTAAATATTCGATCTCATAATCAAAACCAAATGTTCTAGCTGGAGCTACCTCTGTTTTATAAGTCTCTATATCTATCTCTTTTTCCAAAAGCTGGGATTTCAAGAAAGTATGTTCAAACTTTATAGAGTAAGTTATCTTGTATCCCTCATAGGGAAGGGCAATTATATGCTTGTCTCCCTGGCTTATGTATAGGGGTTCTTTTATGACTATTTCCTCTATATCAGACTCTAGCTCTTTTATTCCGTTTTTTTCCAATAATTCCACAAAGGGCTTTGCACTACCGTCTCCTATAGGAAGTTCATTTCCATCTAGCTCTACAAATAAATCTGTTATGCCATATACATAGAGAGCCGATAAAAAATGCTCTATGGTGTGTACACTTGCACCAAATTCATTTTTGAGATTAGTTCCCCTTGTGAGGTCAAAAGTATTATTTATATCCAATGTTATCTCGTTTTCTCCATCTTTTAGATCCACTCTCTTAAAAATTATCCCTGTATTTTCTACAGCCGGGATAAGCTTGAGTTTTATATTTTCACCTTTATGAAGTCCTATACCATTATAAACTATCTCATTTTGGATTGTTTTTCTCTTCAAGTCAATCTCCTCTCATTGTAGCAGTCTCTTAAACTTTCTTAATTAGAATTAAATTATAAATTTAAAAATATTTTTAAAAGCAGTTATACTTTATTTATGAATTTATCTGCAGCCATAGTCAGGAATTTCTTTTTCCCTATACTAAATTCTACCTCTATTGTTTTGTCATTTATACTTCTCACGATTCCCAAACCAAATTTTTTATGAGTAACCTTTTCACCTATAGAATAAGGCAGGTTACTGCTGGATGCTTTTGATTTCCCGTCTCTAATAGGATTAAAATTCTCAATAGAAGATTTTACAGAAGATTTCTTTTCTGGAGTTTTTTCTATTTTCTTAACGTTCATTAGCTCTACAAGGTGTCCAGGTATCTCATCCAAAAATCTAGACTGTGTCCTAAACTGCATCTGTCCATATACAAATCTTTGCTTTGCATAATACATATAAAGTTTTTCTTCGGCTCTTGTTATCGCCACATAGCAGAGTCTTCTCTCTTCTTCTAGCTGTGTCGGATCATATTCAACCTTTGATCCTGGGAAAACTTCATCTTCAACTCCCACAACAAAAACCACAGGGAATTCAAGACCTTTAGAGTTATGTATCGTCATAAGTTTGACATAATCCTGTTCCTCTTCTAGTTTATCTGTAGCACTTATAAGGGCGGTGCTTTCAAGGTATTCACCCAAAGTCAAGTTTTCCTGATTTTTTTCCATCTCACTTATAGAGTTTCTTAATTCCTCTATATTTTCTATTCGAGACTCTGCTTCCTCACCCAAACTTTCCAAATATGAGAAATACCCTATTGAATTTACAACTCCGTCAAAAATCTCAGAAACCGGCATATACTGGCTTTCTTCTATGAAATTTAAGAGCATCGAATGAAATTCGGACAAGACTATCTTTAGATTTTTACTCAGGCCTTCTATCTCTTCTGATCTTCCTAGTGCCTCAAAAATACTTACACCCTTATTTTCAGCAAATTCAGCTATCTTTTCTACACTTTTTACACCTATTTTTCTTTTGGGAACATTTAATATTCTCAGTAAGTTTAGAGAATCAAGAGAATTATTTATGACATTCAAGTAAGCCATTATATCCTTTATCTCCATCCTCTGATAAAACTGCATACCTCCGAAAACTTTGTATGGAATATTAAATTTTATGAAAAGTTCTTCAAATGCTCTAGACTGGGCATTTGTTCGGTAAAGTATAGTAAAATCTTTATAATTTCTGTTACTGTTTTTTAGTCTGTTTATCTCCTGAAGAACCAGATAAGCCTCGTGTCGGGCATCATCTGATTCAAATATTCTTATCAATTCACCTTTATTTTTTTCAGTCCAAAGATTTTTTCCTTTGGAACTCTCGTTGTTTTTTATTATAGAGTTGGCAGCTTCTAGTATATGGGCAGTGGATCTGTAATTTTGTTCAAGTTTTATTACAAAAGCTTCAGGATAATCCTTTTCAAAATCCAGGATATTCTGTATATTCGCCCCTCTAAACCCGTAAATACTCTGATCCTCATCTCCTACAACACATATATTTTTATATTTTTCAGCAATTTTATTTATAATCTGATACTGAATATTATTTGTGTCTTGATATTCATCTACCATTACATACTGATATCTATCCTGAACTTTCTCTCTTATTTTCTGAATGTCCATAAGCCTGTTGGTATTTACTATTATATCAGCAAAATCCATGGCATTGTTATTCTTAAGTCCAGAATTATATTTCTTGTATACAGAAGAGACCGTCTTATAGCTCTCTAAAAAACCTCTGGAATCTTTTTCATACTCTTCAGGAGTAATACCGTCTTCTTTTAGTCTTGATATTATAGAGGCTATCCTTGCAGGAGTTATGCTCTTGTCTGTTATAACCAGTTCCTTCATTATATTCTTTATGAGTCTTTTCTGATCGTCTCCGTCATAAATATTAAAGTTTGAATTATAGCCTAGTTCAACTCCATACATTCTGAGAAGTCTTACTCCAAAGGCGTGAAATGTAGAAACCATAACCCTTTTAGAATCTTCCCCTATAAGAGTTTCAACCCTTTCCCTCATCTCTCTCGCAGCCTTGTTTGTAAAGGTCACAGCAAGAATTTTATAAGGTGAGATCTCTTTTTCTTTTACCATGTGGGCTATTCTATAGGTGACTGTCCTTGTTTTTCCGCTCCCTGCTCCAGCAAGTATAAGTACAGGCCCCTCTACCTTTGAGGCAGCTTTTTTCTGTTCGCTATTCAAATTATCTAATATACTCATTTCTTAATTTCTCCTTAGGCATTATATCATAATAAATAGTACTAATCAATTATATAGTCTATGTGAATAATCACGTCTCGAAGCTCATCAAAATCTGAAAGAAGTGAGTATTTCAGGTCATCTGCCAGGGTATGAGCCTCATAAACTGTCATATCTTTAGGAACTCTTATATGAAAAGAGAGAAATATCTTATGCCCTGATACCCTCATCAATATATCGTGGATATTTTTGATTTCGGTGTTGTTGTAGACATATTCCTCTATTTTATCAAGAAACTCCTTGTCCTGTTTGTCCAGGATATTGTTAGAAGTTTCCATAATAATGTGAATCCCTTCTTTACCTATAAATAAGGATACCAAAATACTCATAAGAGTGTCAAATACGGGATTGACATATATTGACAGCAT
This window encodes:
- the lpxC gene encoding UDP-3-O-acyl-N-acetylglucosamine deacetylase → MKRKTIQNEIVYNGIGLHKGENIKLKLIPAVENTGIIFKRVDLKDGENEITLDINNTFDLTRGTNLKNEFGASVHTIEHFLSALYVYGITDLFVELDGNELPIGDGSAKPFVELLEKNGIKELESDIEEIVIKEPLYISQGDKHIIALPYEGYKITYSIKFEHTFLKSQLLEKEIDIETYKTEVAPARTFGFDYEIEYLKKNNLALGGTLENAIVVKKDGVLNPGGLRFEDEFVRHKMLDIIGDLKVLNRPIKGHIIAVKAGHALDIEFAKKMLSNNL
- a CDS encoding ATP-dependent helicase — protein: MSILDNLNSEQKKAASKVEGPVLILAGAGSGKTRTVTYRIAHMVKEKEISPYKILAVTFTNKAAREMRERVETLIGEDSKRVMVSTFHAFGVRLLRMYGVELGYNSNFNIYDGDDQKRLIKNIMKELVITDKSITPARIASIISRLKEDGITPEEYEKDSRGFLESYKTVSSVYKKYNSGLKNNNAMDFADIIVNTNRLMDIQKIREKVQDRYQYVMVDEYQDTNNIQYQIINKIAEKYKNICVVGDEDQSIYGFRGANIQNILDFEKDYPEAFVIKLEQNYRSTAHILEAANSIIKNNESSKGKNLWTEKNKGELIRIFESDDARHEAYLVLQEINRLKNSNRNYKDFTILYRTNAQSRAFEELFIKFNIPYKVFGGMQFYQRMEIKDIMAYLNVINNSLDSLNLLRILNVPKRKIGVKSVEKIAEFAENKGVSIFEALGRSEEIEGLSKNLKIVLSEFHSMLLNFIEESQYMPVSEIFDGVVNSIGYFSYLESLGEEAESRIENIEELRNSISEMEKNQENLTLGEYLESTALISATDKLEEEQDYVKLMTIHNSKGLEFPVVFVVGVEDEVFPGSKVEYDPTQLEEERRLCYVAITRAEEKLYMYYAKQRFVYGQMQFRTQSRFLDEIPGHLVELMNVKKIEKTPEKKSSVKSSIENFNPIRDGKSKASSSNLPYSIGEKVTHKKFGLGIVRSINDKTIEVEFSIGKKKFLTMAADKFINKV